One part of the Solanum dulcamara chromosome 3, daSolDulc1.2, whole genome shotgun sequence genome encodes these proteins:
- the LOC129882343 gene encoding uncharacterized protein LOC129882343 isoform X2 — MAAVQIGFDSENQEPKPNVMYLNYRRMPAVIFSKKYWDWDSMVAVCKLTMVGKFVIPKPKMTKIRVSFKAKIPLKGVVKIRSYDSYHVFLDFTNEEDYESVLLKEKVVVAGALMEVFRWTPEFHDQFFVLKLLVHNFCLSSKERETFAVVELDNTKRDEHIGGGNEYGTEESDSVDCVPEVTLSDSEDRVASPIKCETFKLHSSVGISCSGFSGLSSAPYGITGRIPSVMYESSSMCSTDSVFLRETYLNHYNQKSCSREWKYGNKSTSEVADLACEALSQPLYALSIVERHENQKSRPPIEVQHSTYIGHPTVTFPRNYGESLVSDYKLTLIGNFSYRRPKMKDIRADFRAQNPLNGQVKIRSCTYRQVLLLFTNEEDYYTVLYKRMFIVAGALMQISWSSPDFHHEVKQNIHPDFRLSDANPVNWDTDTSKLHPYINGLSAPATDEKPMSLQVSAVSQCLSVPSIRPQLPLLAHLVSVAGRLCADPLITPGIYVPLSYPKGIVGSPIFGRNEQVGRGSTFPSSTLALDQHSLAQQHNQLNTYKEPNMTARIAQLQPPSTASVSDTTSSIRYRECLKNHAASMGGHVVDGCGEFMPSGGEGTPGAVKCAACNCHQNFHRKEIDDHQQMADVGSHSTFSQPENNSSCGAIQKQAPISLPKQQLRQYHHNYSNSCSPSSVVNSSQPISQPPSPKSGPVFSQQGLERTEPSSIRPSYSYEMVNHDTMQIGKQREYSWRDSSRNKSRDHPFIRNENWNFDIFKPLNTRTPSEFPACPSRCQSQSVFADEFPHLDIINNLLREDNGSGRTLMSNSGFQRLNNG; from the exons ATGGCGGCAGTCCAAATCGGGTTCGACAGTGAAAATCAAGAACCAAAACCCAACGTTATGTATTTAAACTACAGGCGAATGCCAGCTGTAATCTTttcgaagaagtattgggattGGGATAGCATGGTGGCTGTATGTAAACttacaatggttggaaaattcGTCATACCTAAACCAAAGATGACTAAAATTCGTGTTAGTTTCAAGGCGAAAATCCCTCTTAAAGGGGTAGTGAAAATTAGGTCTTACGATTCTTACCATGTGTTTCTTGATTTCACCAATGAAGAGGATTATGAATCTGTTTTGTTGAAAGAGAAGGTAGTTGTTGCTGGTGCACTTATGGAGGTTTTTCGGTGGACCCCAGAGTTTCATGATCAATTT TTTGTGCTGAAGCTCTTAGTTCACAATTTTTGCCTAAGTTCTAAGGAG AGAGAAACATTTGCTGTTGTGGAGCTAGATAATACCAAAAGAGATGAACATATTGGTGGCGGAAATGAGTACGGGACAGAGGAGTCTGACTCAGTAGATTGTGTCCCAGAAGTAACTCTTTCTGATTCCGAGGACAGAGTTGCAAGTCCTATCAAGTGTGAAACCTTTAAATTACATTCTTCCGTGGGAATTAGTTGCAGTGGGTTTAGTGGCCTTTCATCTGCTCCATACGGAATTACTGGAAGAATTCCTTCTGTTATGTATGAAAGTTCATCAATGTGTTCCACAGACTCAGTTTTTTTAAGGGAGACTTATTTGAACCACTACAATCAAAAGTCATGTAGCAG AGAGTGGAAGTATGGAAACAAGTCAACTAGTGAAGTAGCTGATTTGGCTTGTGAAGCACTTAGTCAGCCATTATATGCTCTTTCAATTGTCGAACGCCATGAGAATCAGAAATCAAGACCTCCAATCGAAGTGCAACATTCGACCTATATAGGACACCCAACAGTAACCTTTCCAAGGAACTATGGTGAAAGCTTAGTATCTGATTATAAGCTTACTTTGATTGGGAATTTCTCCTATAGGAGGCCAAAAATGAAAGATATTCGGGCTGATTTCAGAGCGCAGAACCCTCTGAATGGCCAAGTAAAGATTAGGAGTTGTACATATCGGCAAGTATTGCTTTTATTCACCAATGAAGAGGATTACTACACTGTTTTGTACAAGAGAATGTTCATCGTTGCTGGTGCCCTCATGCAGATTTCCTGGTCGTCTCCAGATTTCCACCATGAAGTA AAACAGAATATTCATCCTGATTTCAGATTAAGTGATGCAAATCCTGTTAATTGGGATACAGACACCTCTAAGCTGCATCCTTATATAAATGGCCTTTCAGCCCCTGCTACAGATGAAAAGCCCATGTCACTACAAGTGTCTGCCGTGTCCCAATGCTTGAGTGTTCCTTCAATACGTCCACAATTACCATTATTGGCTCATTTAGTAAGCGTAGCTGGTCGATTGTGTGCTGATCCTTTAATAACTCCAGGTATTTATGTTCCTCTGTCTTATCCAAAAGGAATTGTGGGCAGTCCTATTTTTGGAAGAAACGAACAAGTTGGCCGTGGAAGCACCTTTCCCAGCTCTACCCTAGCCCTGGATCAGCACAGTCTTGCTCAGCAGCATAACCAACTCAATACATATAAAGAACCAAATATGACTGCCAGGATAGCACAATTACAACCACCATCAACAGCCTCAGTAAGTGACACTACCAGCTCAATCCGATACCGAGAATGCCTCAAGAATCATGCTGCAAGCATGGGAGGACATGTTGTTGATGGATGTGGAGAATTCATGCCTAGTGGAGGAGAAGGAACCCCAGGAGCCGTGAAATGTGCAGCTTGTAATTGCCACCAAAATTTTCACAGGAAAGAGATTGATGATCACCAACAGATGGCCGACGTTGGGTCACATTCTACGTTCAGTCAACCGGAAAATAATAGCAGTTGTGGTGCTATACAAAAACAAGCCCCGATTTCTCTTCCTAAACAGCAGCTGCGGCAGTATCATCATAATTACAGTAATAGCTGTTCTCCTAGTTCAGTGGTTAACTCTTCACAGCCTATTTCTCAACCACCCTCGCCTAAATCTGGTCCGGTATTTTCACAACAGGGCTTGGAAAGAACAGAACCTAGTTCTATTCGACCAAGCTATTCATATGAAATGGTTAATCACGACACCATGCAGATTGGAAAGCAACGGGAGTATTCATGGAGGGACAGCAGCAGGAATAAATCACGAGATCATCCTTTCATACGAAATGAAAATTGGAATTTTGACATTTTCAAGCCTTTAAACACTAGAACCCCATCAGAGTTTCCAGCCTGCCCGTCTAGGTGCCAGTCGCAGAGTGTGTTCGCTGATGAATTTCCACATCTTGACATCATTAACAACTTGCTACGTGAAGACAATGGAAGTGGACGGACTTTGATGTCCAACTCAGGCTTTCAGAGGTTAAACAATGGATAA
- the LOC129882343 gene encoding uncharacterized protein LOC129882343 isoform X1 translates to MAAVQIGFDSENQEPKPNVMYLNYRRMPAVIFSKKYWDWDSMVAVCKLTMVGKFVIPKPKMTKIRVSFKAKIPLKGVVKIRSYDSYHVFLDFTNEEDYESVLLKEKVVVAGALMEVFRWTPEFHDQFRETFAVVELDNTKRDEHIGGGNEYGTEESDSVDCVPEVTLSDSEDRVASPIKCETFKLHSSVGISCSGFSGLSSAPYGITGRIPSVMYESSSMCSTDSVFLRETYLNHYNQKSCSREWKYGNKSTSEVADLACEALSQPLYALSIVERHENQKSRPPIEVQHSTYIGHPTVTFPRNYGESLVSDYKLTLIGNFSYRRPKMKDIRADFRAQNPLNGQVKIRSCTYRQVLLLFTNEEDYYTVLYKRMFIVAGALMQISWSSPDFHHEVKQNIHPDFRLSDANPVNWDTDTSKLHPYINGLSAPATDEKPMSLQVSAVSQCLSVPSIRPQLPLLAHLVSVAGRLCADPLITPGIYVPLSYPKGIVGSPIFGRNEQVGRGSTFPSSTLALDQHSLAQQHNQLNTYKEPNMTARIAQLQPPSTASVSDTTSSIRYRECLKNHAASMGGHVVDGCGEFMPSGGEGTPGAVKCAACNCHQNFHRKEIDDHQQMADVGSHSTFSQPENNSSCGAIQKQAPISLPKQQLRQYHHNYSNSCSPSSVVNSSQPISQPPSPKSGPVFSQQGLERTEPSSIRPSYSYEMVNHDTMQIGKQREYSWRDSSRNKSRDHPFIRNENWNFDIFKPLNTRTPSEFPACPSRCQSQSVFADEFPHLDIINNLLREDNGSGRTLMSNSGFQRLNNG, encoded by the exons ATGGCGGCAGTCCAAATCGGGTTCGACAGTGAAAATCAAGAACCAAAACCCAACGTTATGTATTTAAACTACAGGCGAATGCCAGCTGTAATCTTttcgaagaagtattgggattGGGATAGCATGGTGGCTGTATGTAAACttacaatggttggaaaattcGTCATACCTAAACCAAAGATGACTAAAATTCGTGTTAGTTTCAAGGCGAAAATCCCTCTTAAAGGGGTAGTGAAAATTAGGTCTTACGATTCTTACCATGTGTTTCTTGATTTCACCAATGAAGAGGATTATGAATCTGTTTTGTTGAAAGAGAAGGTAGTTGTTGCTGGTGCACTTATGGAGGTTTTTCGGTGGACCCCAGAGTTTCATGATCAATTT AGAGAAACATTTGCTGTTGTGGAGCTAGATAATACCAAAAGAGATGAACATATTGGTGGCGGAAATGAGTACGGGACAGAGGAGTCTGACTCAGTAGATTGTGTCCCAGAAGTAACTCTTTCTGATTCCGAGGACAGAGTTGCAAGTCCTATCAAGTGTGAAACCTTTAAATTACATTCTTCCGTGGGAATTAGTTGCAGTGGGTTTAGTGGCCTTTCATCTGCTCCATACGGAATTACTGGAAGAATTCCTTCTGTTATGTATGAAAGTTCATCAATGTGTTCCACAGACTCAGTTTTTTTAAGGGAGACTTATTTGAACCACTACAATCAAAAGTCATGTAGCAG AGAGTGGAAGTATGGAAACAAGTCAACTAGTGAAGTAGCTGATTTGGCTTGTGAAGCACTTAGTCAGCCATTATATGCTCTTTCAATTGTCGAACGCCATGAGAATCAGAAATCAAGACCTCCAATCGAAGTGCAACATTCGACCTATATAGGACACCCAACAGTAACCTTTCCAAGGAACTATGGTGAAAGCTTAGTATCTGATTATAAGCTTACTTTGATTGGGAATTTCTCCTATAGGAGGCCAAAAATGAAAGATATTCGGGCTGATTTCAGAGCGCAGAACCCTCTGAATGGCCAAGTAAAGATTAGGAGTTGTACATATCGGCAAGTATTGCTTTTATTCACCAATGAAGAGGATTACTACACTGTTTTGTACAAGAGAATGTTCATCGTTGCTGGTGCCCTCATGCAGATTTCCTGGTCGTCTCCAGATTTCCACCATGAAGTA AAACAGAATATTCATCCTGATTTCAGATTAAGTGATGCAAATCCTGTTAATTGGGATACAGACACCTCTAAGCTGCATCCTTATATAAATGGCCTTTCAGCCCCTGCTACAGATGAAAAGCCCATGTCACTACAAGTGTCTGCCGTGTCCCAATGCTTGAGTGTTCCTTCAATACGTCCACAATTACCATTATTGGCTCATTTAGTAAGCGTAGCTGGTCGATTGTGTGCTGATCCTTTAATAACTCCAGGTATTTATGTTCCTCTGTCTTATCCAAAAGGAATTGTGGGCAGTCCTATTTTTGGAAGAAACGAACAAGTTGGCCGTGGAAGCACCTTTCCCAGCTCTACCCTAGCCCTGGATCAGCACAGTCTTGCTCAGCAGCATAACCAACTCAATACATATAAAGAACCAAATATGACTGCCAGGATAGCACAATTACAACCACCATCAACAGCCTCAGTAAGTGACACTACCAGCTCAATCCGATACCGAGAATGCCTCAAGAATCATGCTGCAAGCATGGGAGGACATGTTGTTGATGGATGTGGAGAATTCATGCCTAGTGGAGGAGAAGGAACCCCAGGAGCCGTGAAATGTGCAGCTTGTAATTGCCACCAAAATTTTCACAGGAAAGAGATTGATGATCACCAACAGATGGCCGACGTTGGGTCACATTCTACGTTCAGTCAACCGGAAAATAATAGCAGTTGTGGTGCTATACAAAAACAAGCCCCGATTTCTCTTCCTAAACAGCAGCTGCGGCAGTATCATCATAATTACAGTAATAGCTGTTCTCCTAGTTCAGTGGTTAACTCTTCACAGCCTATTTCTCAACCACCCTCGCCTAAATCTGGTCCGGTATTTTCACAACAGGGCTTGGAAAGAACAGAACCTAGTTCTATTCGACCAAGCTATTCATATGAAATGGTTAATCACGACACCATGCAGATTGGAAAGCAACGGGAGTATTCATGGAGGGACAGCAGCAGGAATAAATCACGAGATCATCCTTTCATACGAAATGAAAATTGGAATTTTGACATTTTCAAGCCTTTAAACACTAGAACCCCATCAGAGTTTCCAGCCTGCCCGTCTAGGTGCCAGTCGCAGAGTGTGTTCGCTGATGAATTTCCACATCTTGACATCATTAACAACTTGCTACGTGAAGACAATGGAAGTGGACGGACTTTGATGTCCAACTCAGGCTTTCAGAGGTTAAACAATGGATAA